A stretch of the Phaeodactylum tricornutum CCAP 1055/1 chromosome 15, whole genome shotgun sequence genome encodes the following:
- a CDS encoding predicted protein, giving the protein MTTKSTPKDLIDSFPHSKLTPIATATTEPDYLSLHQLQYEINDNAETLSSTLGDGQHGHLFLVISETEYLEMTDGIPCIPPVQPPFDPVHAANATAPQIVEANRQNDKRQKLFDLYHNAIKAFRNQLLEAIPIEYIESLGHPTRGFNKVSPLEILSHLWETFGKIQASDLIANDERMKAAWHPPTPIQQLFQQLEKGNQFIIASGQVMDERIIARIGYQIIEKTGLFDLASRDWRYKDEADKTLANFKKHFQKANKDLALTATSSSAGYHTANQSTVTKGKSYCWTHGIVHNTKHTSATCEKQAPGHKTGATLHDKQGGSTKTYQYTPPSSVAPNTPPLASSPPFFPPDAIADTGCTGHFLSTNIAHIHCQPTVPGINVVLPDGHTITSSHITELNIPSLPPAARTAHIFPGLSNGSLISIGQLCDHGCTATFTSDTVRIELNNTVVLRGGRSPYTRLWTLDSPVTPNPPATELHAPVHDKNFANHLGDHSGTLADRIAFVHASLFSPQLSTWCKAIDEGRLTTFPDITSAQVKRHPPQSVPMVKGHLDQQRSNLRSTKPKVTLSASVDPDDINFDTNPVVQDPPAARTQFLYADFAEVTGKIFTDPTGRFVTTSSSGNAYMLVVYDYDSNFIHVEAMKNRTGPEILSAYKRAHAMLSSKGLRPQLQRLDNEASTALQQFMSSVDIDFQLAPPHVHRRNAAERAIRTFKNHFIAGLCSTDKNFPLHLWDRLLPQAIMTLNLLRGSRINPNLSSWAQLHGSFDYNRTPLAPPGIRVLVHEKPTIRRTWAPHAADGWYVGPAMNHYRCYRVWIKETTSERISDTLTWFPSQVKMPSTSSRDTIVAAAHDLAHALAHPSPASPLSPLSVHEREALSQLSDIFSKAANPVDSSLPVAPTATLSPPTASTSSPRQVRFRDPVTASLPRVPTATAAPPQSLPRVPPPNSEAETYKLVTCNPRQARRRAARKLKEKISASASVVPTQATPAPVVPSPKVPTPPHMVYDYDSNFIHVEAMKNRTGPEILSAYKRAHAMLSSKGLRPQLQRLDNEASTALQQFMSSVDIDFQLAPPHVHRRNAAERAIRTFKNHFIAGLCSTDKNFPLHLWDCLLPQAIMTLNLLRGSRINPNLSSWAQLHGSFDYNRTPLAPPGIRVLVHEKPTIRRTWAPHAADGWYVGPAMNHYRCYRVWIKETTSERISDTLTWFPSQVKMPSTSSRDTIVAAAHDLAHALAHPSPASPLSPLSVHEREALSQLSDIFSKAANPVDSSLPVAPTATLRPLEN; this is encoded by the exons atGACCACCAAGTCTACTCCCAAAGACCTCATTGACTCGTTTCCGCACAGCAAACTCACCCCGATTGCTACCGCGACAACCGAACCCGATTACTTGTCGCTCCATCAGCTTCAGTATGAAATCAACGACAATGCGGAGACCCTTTCCTCCACTCTTGGAGATGGCCAACACggtcacctttttctcgtaATTTCCGAAACCGAGTACCTCGAAATGACCGACGGCATTCCATGCATTCCTCCTGTGCAACCGCCTTTCGACCCAGTTCACGCTGCCAACGCCACAGCCCCTCAAATTGTCGAAGCGAACCGCCAGAACGACAAACGACAAAAGCTGTTTGACCTCTATCACAACGCCATTAAAGCGTTTCGCAATCAACTCCTTGAAGCCATTCCCATCGAATACATCGAATCTCTCGGTCATCCTACACGAGGCTTTAACAAAGTCTCTCCCCTCGAAATCCTTTCTCATCTCTGGGAAACTTTTGGTAAAATTCAGGCTTCGGATCtcatcgccaacgacgaaCGCATGAAAGCCGCCTGGCATCCACCAACGCCTATCCAGCAACTCTTCCAGCagcttgaaaaaggcaatcagTTTATCATCGCGTCTGGCCAAGTCATGGACGAACGTATTATCGCTCGCATCGGCTACCagatcatcgaaaaaacCGGACTCTTTGATCTTGCTTCTCGCGACTGGCGTTATAAAGATGAAGCCGATAAaactttggcaaatttcaaaaaacatttccagaaggccAACAAGGATCTCGCCctcaccgccaccagcagcTCTGCGGGTTACCACACCGCAAATCAGAGTACTGTCACCAAGGGAAAAtcgtattgctggacccacGGCATCGTTCACAACACAAAGCACACCAGTGCGACATGTGAAAAACAGGCCCCGGGGCACAAAACCGGCGCTACATTGCACGACAAACAAGGCGGGTCGACTAAGACCTATCAATACACGCCACCG tcttcagttgcaccaaacacTCCTCCATTAGCTTCCTCCCCGCCATTTTTCCCTCCCGACGCCATTGCAGACACTGGCTGTACCGGACATTTTTTGAGCACCAACATTGCTCACATACATTGCCAACCGACGGTCCCCGGCATCAACGTGGTCCTCCCTGATGGTCACACAATCACTTCGAGTCATATCACCGAACTCAACATTCCCTCGCTTCCTCCGGCAGCTCGTACCGCCCATATCTTTCCCGGTCTCTCGAATGGATCCCTCATTTCCATCGGCCAACTTTGTGACCACGGCTGTACCGCCACGTTCACATCTGACACAGTCCGCATTGAGCTCAATAACACTGTCGTTCTCCGCGGCGGCCGTTCTCCTTACACCCGATTGTGGACCCTCGACTCCCCTGTAACGCCCAATCCGCCCGCCACTGAATTGCATGCGCCTGtgcacgacaaaaattttgcgAATCACCTCGGAGACCACTCAGGGACCCTTGCCGACCGCATTGCCTTTGTTCATGCATCCTTATTCTCACCACAACTTTCAACATGGTGCAAGGCCATTGACGAAGGCCGCCTCACAACCTTTCCGGACATCACGTCTGCACAGGTAAAACGGCACCCCCCACAGTCCGTCCCTATGGTCAAGGGACACCTTGACCAGCAACGGTCCAACCTACGCTCAACCAAGCCCAAGGTCACCCTGTCTGCCTCTGTTGATCCTGATGACATCAatttcgacaccaatcccGTCGTACAAGACCCTCCAGCCGCCAGGACGCAGTTTTTGTACGCCGATTTCGCCGAAGTCACCGGAAAAATTTTTACTGACCCTACCGGCCGCTTTGTTACCACTTCAAGCTCCGGCAATGCATACATGCTAGTGGTTTATGACTACGATAGCAATTTTATTCATGTCGAAGCCATGAAGAACCGCACCGGTCCCGAGATTTTGAGCGCCTACAAGCGTGCTCACGCCATGCTATCCTCCAAAGGTTTGCGCCCCCAACTCCAACGCttagacaacgaagcctccACTGCGTTACAACAATTCATGTCCTCTGTTGATATTGATTTTCAATTAGCTCCTCCGCACGTGCACCGTCGgaacgccgccgaacgggcAATCCGCACGTTCAAAAACCACTTCATTGCAGGTTTGTGCAGCACCGACAAGAACTTTCCGCTTCACCTTTGGGATCGCTTACTCCCACAAGCCATCATGACTCTCAACCTTCTTCGAGGGTCTCGTATCAACCCAAATCTGTCGTCCTGGGCCCAACTCCATGGCTCGTTCGACTACAATCGTACCCCTTTGGCTCCCCCGGGCATCCGCGTACTTGTACACGAAAAACCGACAATTCGCAGAACTTGGGCCCCCCACGCAGCCGACGGCTGGTACGTTGGTCCCGCCATGAACCATTACCGATGTTATCGCGTCTGGATCAAGGAGACCACCAGCGAACGCATTTCTGACACTCTGACATGGTTTCCCAGCCAAGTCAAAATGCCCAGCACCTCGTCTCGCGACACAATTGTCGCCGCTGCTCACGATCTTGCCCATGCTCTGGCACATCCATCTCCCGCGTCCCCCTTGTCGCCTCTTTCGGTCCACGAACGCGAAGCCCTCTCGCAACTTTCAgatattttttcgaaagccgctAACCCAGTTGACTCGTCCCTCCCAGTCGCTCCCACGGCAACCCTAAGTCCGCCAACTGCATCGACTTCTTCACCTCGTCAAGTCCGCTTCCGAGACCCGGTCACTGcatcacttccgagggtgccgaCCGCCACAGCCGCCCCTCCGCagtcacttccgagggtgcctcCCCCAAACTCCGAGGCCGAGACATACAAGCTTGTCACCTGCAACCCTCGCCAAGCACGTCGTAGGGCCGCTCGAAaactgaaagaaaaaatttccGCTTCAGCATCCGTTGTTCCTACCCAAGCAACACCTGCACCCGTCGTACCTTCTCCCAAGGTCCCCACACCTCCGCACA TGGTTTATGACTACGATAGCAATTTTATTCATGTCGAAGCCATGAAGAACCGCACCGGTCCCGAGATTTTGAGCGCCTACAAGCGTGCTCACGCCATGCTATCCTCCAAAGGTTTGCGCCCCCAACTCCAACGCttagacaacgaagcctccACTGCGTTACAACAATTCATGTCCTCTGTTGACATTGATTTTCAATTAGCTCCTCCGCACGTGCACCGTCGgaacgccgccgaacgggcAATCCGCACGTTCAAAAACCACTTCATTGCAGGTTTGTGCAGCACCGACAAGAACTTTCCGCTTCACCTTTGGGATTGCTTACTCCCACAAGCCATCATGACTCTCAACCTTCTTCGAGGGTCTCGTATCAACCCAAATCTGTCGTCCTGGGCCCAACTCCATGGCTCGTTCGACTACAATCGTACCCCTTTGGCTCCCCCGGGCATCCGCGTACTTGTACACGAAAAACCGACAATTCGCAGAACTTGGGCCCCCCACGCAGCCGACGGCTGGTACGTTGGTCCCGCCATGAACCATTACCGATGTTATCGCGTCTGGATCAAGGAGACCACCAGCGAACGCATTTCTGACACTCTGACATGGTTTCCCAGCCAAGTCAAAATGCCCAGCACCTCGTCTCGCGACACAATTGTCGCCGCTGCTCACGATCTTGCCCATGCTCTGGCACATCCATCTCCCGCGTCCCCCTTGTCGCCTCTTTCGGTCCACGAACGCGAAGCCCTCTCGCAACTTTCAgatattttttcgaaagccgctAACCCAGTTGACTCGTCCCTCCCAGTTGCTCCCACGGCAACCCTAA GGCCGCTCGAAaactga